A single window of Ralstonia sp. RRA DNA harbors:
- a CDS encoding DUF3275 family protein — MATTSAPEKSVSPIVVPGQLTLRTIHGRNGKFNVGKLDCQLGKFTIKDAELEQYPEGKYQGEFVLRYIFLKSYPISDGSMRSEMRANLDGMTLLGIDKLSRDEARSFGTQEVDPLDEEQGAQPVATPAKPAKASRPAKPAPEQASADPLVDTTPFGVDAPMAAAAAASGSTEDGDAGLFGLLWPLGESVKLDSTIDRRTLRTQIARLGELGYALDFKTQEWSRQAGLQPA; from the coding sequence ATGGCAACCACATCGGCTCCCGAGAAATCGGTATCGCCCATCGTCGTCCCGGGCCAGCTCACGCTGCGCACCATCCATGGCCGCAACGGCAAGTTCAACGTCGGCAAGCTCGACTGCCAACTCGGCAAGTTCACGATCAAGGACGCTGAATTGGAGCAGTACCCCGAGGGCAAGTACCAAGGGGAATTCGTCCTTCGCTACATCTTCCTCAAAAGCTATCCGATCAGCGACGGCAGCATGCGTTCCGAGATGCGCGCCAACCTGGACGGCATGACGCTTCTCGGCATCGACAAACTGAGCCGTGACGAGGCACGCAGCTTCGGCACCCAGGAAGTCGATCCACTTGATGAAGAGCAAGGAGCGCAGCCTGTGGCAACGCCGGCCAAGCCCGCCAAAGCATCCAGACCCGCCAAGCCTGCCCCCGAGCAGGCGTCCGCGGACCCTCTCGTCGATACCACGCCCTTCGGCGTGGATGCGCCGATGGCCGCTGCGGCTGCTGCCTCCGGCAGCACCGAAGACGGCGACGCCGGTCTGTTCGGTCTGCTCTGGCCGCTGGGAGAGTCCGTAAAACTGGATTCGACCATCGACCGCCGCACCCTGCGCACGCAAATTGCCCGCCTGGGCGAACTGGGCTACGCGCTGGACTTCAAGACGCAGGAGTGGAGCCGCCAGGCCGGACTGCAACCTGCGTGA